One genomic segment of Sanyastnella coralliicola includes these proteins:
- a CDS encoding ferritin-like domain-containing protein has protein sequence MSMTFNEWRKWFEFNKNSMDSVPADCSPELSMAELDLITHSIQQFQRGEYSEGKNLLKFAKQWGRTDYVEAIKVFIREEQRHAIVLGEFMKAEGIERISDHWVDDTFRFLRKYLGLENSIRILGVAEIIAVPYYAALHDCTNSRRLKAICKQILRDEHKHLQFQAETIEVIGKEQTMLRREIANVLQAVLMLGTIMIVWLHHRSILKKGGYSFLRFLRECVSLFVRLVGQSMGERTVAMG, from the coding sequence ATGAGTATGACCTTCAACGAATGGCGTAAGTGGTTCGAGTTCAATAAGAACTCGATGGACTCTGTCCCTGCCGATTGCTCTCCCGAATTGTCGATGGCTGAACTCGATTTGATCACGCATTCGATCCAACAATTCCAACGTGGTGAATACAGCGAAGGGAAGAACCTGCTGAAGTTCGCCAAACAGTGGGGGCGGACAGATTATGTAGAAGCGATCAAGGTGTTTATCCGTGAAGAGCAACGACACGCGATTGTGTTGGGCGAATTCATGAAAGCTGAGGGCATCGAACGCATCTCGGATCATTGGGTGGATGACACCTTTCGATTTCTTAGAAAGTACCTAGGGCTGGAGAATTCAATCCGCATCCTAGGTGTAGCTGAGATTATTGCGGTGCCGTACTATGCAGCATTACATGACTGCACCAATTCACGACGGTTGAAGGCGATTTGCAAGCAGATACTGCGTGATGAACATAAACACCTGCAGTTTCAAGCCGAGACCATTGAGGTCATCGGGAAAGAGCAAACCATGCTCAGACGTGAAATCGCCAATGTGCTTCAAGCAGTACTTATGCTGGGCACAATCATGATTGTGTGGTTACACCACCGAAGCATCCTGAAGAAAGGAGGGTATAGCTTCCTGAGATTCTTGAGGGAATGTGTGTCGTTGTTTGTTCGCCTTGTAGGGCAATCGATGGGTGAGCGTACTGTGGCTATGGGTTGA
- a CDS encoding multiheme c-type cytochrome has translation MRRLKPAVLMVLAAIALFLASFRASEKPQYHNSGELKQFQELSDSLPDSFNGLFATSGACVNCHGSDPDGIASVTPFGEDVNVVDSWRSSMMANSAKDPYWQAKMRQEMMTNPGHAEDIGNFCTKCHAPLGRHAMEYTGVESYTFEHLLTDTAGMDGVSCVACHQQTTENLGNENSGNLHFADEQVAYGPFESPLVSPMALNSGYEPVYSEHIKDAGICASCHTLVTGTVDLDGNSTGETFVEQATYHEWLNSSYGEDDLNVTCQSCHMPSLGNKQPIILAAGYDTPPRAPFAEHEFAGANKLMLEIMKDNRDTLDISATEADYDATIAATLEMLQQQSLDMELFEVSRDEQMIAFDVELENRAGHKFPSGYPARRLFVQTTVYDDLANTVIWQSGEWDEDFYLLDEDENFEPHYDLITNEDQVQIYEMVMADVNGDPTTVLERADDYLKDNRLVPLGFTTEHEVYDTTLVVGDALTDLDFNQDELGFQGTGGDNIHYQVDMSANPELAIRVEVKVYYQSIPPKWTEELFAWDDPLINHFESMYEAADKTPVLIEESSFISTYVSVDEEIIEAPSVFVNSYGQLTYSAPNGGTLTLYTLGGRLVHQEKQLLLNSSLELQLSSGVYVTIIETSDGQFIDKVYIP, from the coding sequence ATGAGAAGATTGAAACCTGCTGTCTTGATGGTTCTGGCCGCCATCGCATTATTCCTGGCGTCATTCCGCGCTAGCGAAAAACCACAATACCATAACTCTGGTGAATTAAAGCAGTTCCAAGAACTGAGTGATAGCTTACCTGATTCGTTCAATGGTTTGTTTGCTACTTCTGGAGCTTGTGTGAATTGCCATGGGAGTGATCCGGATGGAATAGCGAGTGTCACGCCCTTTGGTGAGGATGTGAATGTGGTTGATTCATGGCGCTCGAGCATGATGGCCAATTCAGCTAAAGATCCTTACTGGCAGGCGAAGATGCGCCAAGAAATGATGACCAATCCAGGTCACGCTGAAGACATTGGGAACTTCTGTACCAAGTGTCACGCACCTCTCGGTCGTCATGCCATGGAATACACCGGTGTTGAATCTTACACCTTTGAACACCTTCTTACAGACACTGCCGGAATGGACGGTGTATCCTGTGTGGCATGTCATCAGCAGACCACAGAAAACTTAGGAAACGAAAACAGCGGCAACCTGCATTTTGCAGATGAGCAGGTCGCTTATGGTCCCTTTGAATCTCCTTTGGTGAGCCCAATGGCGTTGAATAGCGGTTATGAGCCGGTGTATAGCGAGCATATCAAAGACGCTGGCATTTGTGCTAGCTGCCATACGCTGGTCACTGGAACAGTTGACCTAGATGGCAACTCAACCGGTGAGACCTTCGTTGAGCAAGCAACGTATCATGAATGGCTCAATAGTAGCTATGGTGAAGATGATTTGAATGTCACTTGCCAGAGCTGTCACATGCCAAGCCTTGGAAACAAGCAACCAATTATTCTCGCTGCAGGCTATGATACGCCGCCACGTGCGCCTTTTGCTGAGCATGAGTTTGCCGGAGCCAACAAGTTGATGCTCGAAATCATGAAAGACAATAGAGATACGCTTGATATCTCTGCTACTGAAGCTGATTACGATGCAACGATTGCTGCGACCTTAGAGATGCTCCAGCAACAGTCATTGGACATGGAGCTGTTTGAAGTTTCGCGTGACGAGCAAATGATTGCATTTGATGTAGAGCTTGAAAATCGTGCCGGACATAAATTCCCAAGTGGTTACCCTGCGCGTAGATTGTTTGTACAGACTACGGTTTACGATGACTTAGCAAATACGGTGATTTGGCAGTCAGGGGAGTGGGATGAAGACTTCTACCTTCTAGATGAAGACGAGAACTTCGAACCACATTATGATCTCATTACCAATGAAGACCAGGTTCAGATCTATGAAATGGTCATGGCAGATGTAAACGGAGATCCTACTACGGTTCTTGAACGCGCAGATGACTATTTGAAAGACAACCGTTTGGTGCCTCTGGGCTTTACCACTGAGCATGAGGTTTACGATACGACTTTAGTAGTTGGAGACGCACTCACAGATCTAGATTTCAACCAAGACGAATTAGGTTTCCAAGGAACTGGGGGTGACAATATTCATTACCAAGTTGACATGTCGGCAAACCCTGAATTGGCAATTCGTGTGGAGGTGAAGGTGTACTACCAGAGTATTCCTCCAAAGTGGACTGAAGAGCTGTTCGCTTGGGACGATCCGCTAATCAATCATTTTGAATCGATGTATGAGGCCGCCGATAAAACGCCTGTTTTGATTGAAGAATCATCGTTCATCAGCACGTATGTAAGCGTTGATGAAGAGATAATAGAGGCTCCTTCGGTTTTTGTCAATTCGTATGGTCAGTTGACTTATTCGGCACCTAACGGTGGAACGCTAACGCTTTACACCTTAGGAGGTAGACTCGTGCATCAAGAGAAGCAACTATTATTGAATTCGTCGTTGGAATTGCAATTGTCGTCAGGTGTTTATGTGACGATCATCGAAACCAGCGATGGCCAATTCATTGATAAAGTGTACATTCCATAA
- a CDS encoding FG-GAP-like repeat-containing protein has product MKRFYKPAMVALMMAIGSFATAQVSFTNMNSLLQSTADFSVEDCAVDMNGDKLDDVVRVTYNGIYIDYQQEDGTFVGEYFPMTIQNPPTWSIAAADIDENGHTDLLFGNGSRVSFCYANDDGTAYTEDAHPEYIFSQRSTFSDIDNDGNLDAFVCHDVDQSHPYRNDGNGNLILDQSLIETLDVGGNYAAIWVDYDNDWDCDLYITKCRGGAAVGDPQRINLLYRNNGDGTFSEVGEEANMNDGDQSWTTVFEDFDNDGDFDAFTVNHSWANRFMENNGDGTFTDIIGTTGINANDLGAWNCDAADFDNNGFVDIFSEMGTELYLNNGDGTFSAQDLGFDSGGIADLNNDGFLDVQNGNNMWINDGNDNNWVKFNLEGIVSNKSAIGARIEIYGDWGIQIREVRSGESFSPMGTLTAHFGLGTATEIDEVVIKWPSGVITSLDNIDINSNNTLVEAECITDPNEITVNGILTICPGETVELVADAGSSYTWSTGADTQSIEVGESGNYSVVIWEDECASISNTVTVEVITEEVPSISLDGDDVVCEGTEVYLTASIGSGYEWSNGATDQTIVVTESGEYFVTIDGLCENVELTSEAIEITILDGADMPVAEDVTLPEPNVAMLSATGDNLLWYASEDATEPVGEGPSFTTEFVNDQVSYWVEANVIYGGGEEEGGKEDNSGGGGLPSTGAYSYFDAFEAFTINSVRVYVPEEAGAGVRTVQLFDGNGAMLQEATFDLTVGEQVIDLNFDVEIGNQYSLRCPENNLFRNSGGVNYPYAIGTVGSITDSFYGGSYYYYFYDWQVEKASVMCPSDRVEVIASVVSVNDVEALSSFNMFPNPTNGVLNVNMELKEVAPVNVQILDITGKQVFSAQWNTGARAVNNSIDLSELAAGVYQFSIEINGERMTEKLVIER; this is encoded by the coding sequence ATGAAGCGATTTTACAAACCTGCAATGGTAGCGCTGATGATGGCAATCGGGTCGTTCGCGACAGCTCAGGTGAGCTTTACGAACATGAACTCATTGCTACAATCAACAGCTGACTTTAGTGTAGAAGATTGCGCCGTGGATATGAACGGTGACAAACTCGACGATGTCGTTCGAGTAACCTACAACGGTATTTACATCGATTACCAGCAAGAAGACGGAACCTTCGTTGGAGAGTACTTCCCAATGACGATTCAAAACCCTCCAACTTGGAGTATTGCTGCCGCAGACATCGATGAGAACGGTCACACTGACCTTTTATTCGGAAACGGATCTCGCGTTTCTTTCTGTTACGCTAATGATGACGGAACAGCTTACACAGAAGATGCTCACCCAGAGTACATCTTCTCTCAGCGTTCTACATTCTCTGATATCGATAACGATGGTAACCTCGATGCCTTCGTTTGTCACGATGTGGATCAGTCACACCCATACCGCAACGATGGTAATGGTAACTTGATCCTTGATCAGTCATTGATCGAGACGCTTGACGTAGGAGGTAACTACGCAGCGATCTGGGTTGACTACGACAACGATTGGGATTGTGACCTTTACATCACAAAGTGTCGTGGTGGTGCAGCTGTAGGTGATCCACAGCGTATCAACCTTCTTTACCGTAACAACGGAGATGGAACATTCTCTGAAGTAGGTGAGGAAGCAAACATGAACGACGGCGATCAAAGCTGGACAACAGTATTCGAAGATTTCGATAACGACGGTGACTTTGATGCTTTCACGGTAAACCACTCATGGGCTAACCGCTTCATGGAGAACAACGGTGACGGTACTTTCACTGACATCATCGGTACAACTGGAATCAACGCAAACGATCTAGGAGCTTGGAACTGTGATGCAGCTGACTTCGATAACAATGGATTCGTTGACATCTTCTCTGAAATGGGAACTGAGCTTTACCTAAACAACGGTGATGGTACGTTCTCAGCACAAGACCTAGGATTCGATAGCGGTGGTATCGCCGACTTGAACAACGATGGTTTCCTTGATGTACAGAATGGAAACAACATGTGGATCAACGACGGAAACGATAACAACTGGGTGAAGTTCAACCTTGAAGGAATCGTATCTAATAAGTCTGCTATCGGTGCACGCATTGAGATCTACGGTGATTGGGGAATCCAAATCCGCGAGGTACGTTCTGGTGAGTCATTCTCTCCAATGGGAACGTTGACAGCACACTTCGGACTTGGTACCGCAACTGAAATTGATGAAGTGGTGATCAAGTGGCCGAGCGGTGTCATCACTAGCCTTGACAACATCGACATCAACTCGAACAACACGCTAGTAGAAGCAGAGTGTATCACTGATCCAAACGAGATCACTGTGAACGGTATCTTGACAATCTGTCCAGGTGAAACAGTAGAGCTTGTGGCTGACGCAGGTTCAAGCTACACTTGGTCAACTGGTGCAGATACGCAGTCTATCGAAGTTGGAGAGTCAGGAAACTACAGCGTAGTGATCTGGGAAGACGAATGTGCTTCTATCTCAAATACAGTTACGGTTGAAGTGATTACAGAAGAAGTTCCTTCAATTTCACTTGACGGAGACGATGTTGTTTGTGAAGGAACAGAAGTTTACCTCACTGCAAGCATTGGTAGCGGTTACGAGTGGAGCAACGGAGCGACAGATCAGACAATCGTTGTAACCGAGTCAGGTGAGTACTTCGTGACGATCGACGGACTATGTGAAAACGTAGAGTTGACTTCTGAAGCAATTGAAATCACGATCCTTGATGGAGCAGATATGCCAGTTGCAGAGGATGTAACACTTCCAGAACCAAACGTTGCTATGTTGAGTGCAACAGGAGATAACCTACTATGGTACGCTTCTGAAGACGCAACAGAGCCTGTAGGTGAAGGTCCAAGCTTTACAACTGAGTTTGTGAATGATCAAGTAAGTTACTGGGTTGAAGCCAACGTTATCTACGGTGGTGGAGAAGAAGAAGGTGGTAAAGAAGATAACTCTGGTGGCGGTGGTCTACCATCAACTGGAGCTTACAGCTACTTCGATGCCTTTGAAGCATTCACAATCAACAGCGTGCGTGTATACGTTCCAGAAGAAGCAGGAGCTGGTGTACGTACTGTTCAACTGTTCGACGGAAACGGTGCGATGTTGCAAGAAGCAACATTTGACCTAACAGTAGGAGAGCAGGTAATCGATCTAAACTTCGATGTAGAAATCGGTAACCAGTACTCACTACGTTGTCCTGAAAACAACCTATTCCGTAACAGTGGAGGTGTAAATTACCCTTACGCAATCGGTACAGTTGGTTCTATCACAGATTCATTCTACGGAGGTAGCTACTACTACTACTTCTATGACTGGCAAGTAGAGAAGGCATCAGTAATGTGTCCTTCTGACCGCGTTGAAGTTATTGCTTCTGTAGTAAGCGTGAACGATGTGGAGGCTTTGAGCTCATTCAACATGTTCCCGAACCCAACGAACGGAGTATTGAACGTAAACATGGAGCTAAAAGAAGTGGCTCCTGTGAATGTGCAGATTCTTGACATCACTGGTAAGCAGGTATTCTCAGCACAATGGAATACAGGTGCTCGCGCAGTGAACAACTCAATTGATCTTTCAGAATTGGCGGCTGGTGTATACCAGTTCTCAATCGAGATCAACGGTGAGCGTATGACAGAGAAATTGGTAATCGAGCGCTAG
- a CDS encoding LysR family transcriptional regulator — protein MNYTLHQLRIFLKIVEHRSITRASEDLHLTQPAVSIQLKRLQDQFEIPLTEVIGRQLYITDFGQEIAEVSKKILKEADGIKATVNSYKGILTGEIKISIVSTGKYVIPYFLQGFMKKYPGVEISIDVSNKNQVIENLNNNRSDFYLVSVLPEDTPVEAVELMENRLIMVGSSKYADMKLTKSKLNDLTLIYREEGSATRNAMEDYLAKKKISPSKSMELVSNEAVKQAVNAGIGFSIMPLIGLRNELSLKSMHVFPMQGLPIITTWNLIYNKSKRLTPADEALISYLEENKEAITKEYFSWSN, from the coding sequence ATGAACTACACCTTACACCAGCTCAGAATCTTCCTCAAGATTGTCGAACATCGAAGTATAACGCGGGCTTCAGAAGATTTGCATTTAACACAACCCGCGGTATCAATTCAGCTCAAAAGGCTTCAAGATCAGTTCGAAATTCCCTTAACTGAGGTCATTGGAAGGCAACTTTACATCACCGATTTCGGACAAGAGATTGCTGAAGTGAGTAAAAAAATCTTGAAAGAAGCCGATGGAATTAAGGCAACGGTCAATTCATATAAAGGCATCTTAACAGGAGAAATCAAGATCTCGATTGTTTCTACCGGCAAGTACGTTATCCCCTATTTCCTTCAAGGATTCATGAAGAAGTATCCAGGAGTTGAGATATCGATTGATGTTTCGAACAAGAACCAAGTGATCGAGAACTTGAATAATAACAGAAGCGACTTCTACCTTGTATCGGTTCTGCCAGAAGACACTCCCGTTGAGGCCGTAGAATTAATGGAGAACCGGCTAATCATGGTAGGTTCTTCGAAGTATGCTGACATGAAACTCACGAAGAGTAAGTTAAATGATCTCACCTTGATCTACCGCGAAGAAGGTTCCGCAACTCGAAACGCCATGGAAGACTATTTGGCGAAGAAGAAGATTTCCCCAAGTAAATCCATGGAGTTGGTTTCGAATGAAGCGGTAAAACAGGCTGTAAATGCTGGTATTGGGTTCTCCATCATGCCGCTAATCGGACTACGCAACGAGCTCAGCTTAAAAAGCATGCATGTATTCCCTATGCAAGGCCTTCCGATTATCACCACTTGGAACTTAATCTACAACAAGAGCAAGCGCCTCACTCCTGCTGATGAAGCACTCATTAGCTATCTCGAAGAGAACAAAGAAGCGATCACCAAGGAGTACTTTAGCTGGTCAAACTAA
- a CDS encoding sodium-dependent bicarbonate transport family permease, with the protein MDLHAMADNLTNPALLFFLLGIIAVQLKSDLRIPENSSKFISIYLLLSIGFKGGQELSHASLNAEIVLSMLLGVFLASIVPLVSFFILKRKMSPANAGAIAASYGSVSAVTFVTATSFLDFESQVFSGHMIAVMALMEAPAIIIGVLLINYFKRNENCEKASLGGIIKHSVTNGSVMIILGSLVIGFLASAEQAEGIKPFTTDIFKGFLAVFLLDMGITSGRHLSDMLKKGVYPFLFSSIMPFFNGLMALFISMQITDSPGNQLLFAILGASASYIAVPAAMKNAVPDANPGLYLPMALGITFPINVIIGIPFYFSIILGFG; encoded by the coding sequence ATGGATCTACATGCAATGGCGGATAACCTTACGAATCCCGCCTTACTCTTTTTCCTTCTGGGAATCATCGCTGTGCAGCTCAAAAGTGATCTGCGGATCCCAGAAAACTCTTCCAAGTTCATCTCTATCTACCTCCTTCTCTCTATTGGTTTTAAAGGTGGTCAAGAACTTTCGCACGCCTCACTCAACGCGGAAATTGTATTGAGTATGCTCTTGGGAGTATTTCTAGCTTCAATCGTACCCTTAGTCTCCTTCTTCATCCTGAAGAGGAAAATGAGTCCGGCTAACGCAGGGGCGATTGCAGCTTCCTATGGTTCAGTAAGTGCCGTCACATTTGTGACGGCTACTTCTTTTCTAGACTTTGAAAGTCAAGTTTTTAGCGGACATATGATCGCAGTTATGGCATTGATGGAGGCTCCGGCTATCATCATTGGTGTGCTGTTGATCAACTACTTTAAACGCAATGAAAATTGTGAAAAGGCTTCTCTTGGAGGTATCATCAAGCACTCCGTTACCAATGGTAGTGTCATGATCATCCTAGGTAGTTTGGTGATTGGTTTTCTCGCTAGCGCGGAACAAGCAGAAGGCATTAAACCATTTACTACGGATATCTTCAAAGGCTTCCTTGCTGTATTCTTGCTAGACATGGGAATCACCAGTGGAAGACACCTCTCGGATATGTTGAAGAAAGGAGTCTACCCATTCTTGTTCTCATCAATCATGCCTTTCTTCAACGGACTAATGGCACTCTTTATCAGTATGCAGATTACTGACTCGCCAGGAAACCAACTCTTATTCGCCATTCTCGGAGCAAGCGCCTCATACATTGCCGTTCCAGCCGCAATGAAGAACGCCGTTCCAGATGCCAACCCAGGCCTTTATTTGCCTATGGCCTTAGGTATAACCTTCCCGATCAACGTAATCATCGGGATCCCATTCTACTTTTCAATTATTCTAGGATTTGGTTGA
- the dacB gene encoding D-alanyl-D-alanine carboxypeptidase/D-alanyl-D-alanine endopeptidase — protein sequence MTSKLKQSLLLSAIFMLNIANLVAQGNLVSEFEKLLDDQRLDGAWVSACFLNQKTGEAIMEHNADLVVSPASSMKVVTTHAALNILGPEHQFKTELITSGVLSPDGTLNGNLIIRGYGDPTLGSPNFKQSDFMQDWLLAIRNAGIRAIEGSLVVDDLYFEGTPVVGSTSIEDGGNYYATGVYGINLYDNTCKLFLSSPEMAGELTTLVKVEPSLPGVEFLNYVESSDQRGDNAYIYGQPYDKQRVIRGTIPKNRKSFEIKGAIPDPAAVLANEFKNKCELKGIRISEGVNVLRSLETFENEQVIHTSFSPKLSEIVYLTNRKSINLYAAALVKHLGMKERGVGSFKVGAEVIESYWKDFGIDVTGLQIEDGSGLSRTNFITTRQLARTAGYVSKKSEDAFQKSLRPYAGRSKLLVKSGYIERVRSFTGRITLTDGTKASFSIVLNNFNCTASQSRQVLEGFLKAITQP from the coding sequence ATGACTTCGAAGTTAAAGCAATCACTTCTGCTTAGCGCAATATTCATGCTAAACATTGCAAACCTTGTTGCTCAAGGAAATCTTGTCAGTGAATTTGAAAAGCTCTTAGATGACCAACGTCTGGACGGAGCTTGGGTATCAGCGTGTTTCCTGAACCAAAAGACAGGGGAGGCCATCATGGAACATAATGCTGATTTGGTTGTGAGTCCGGCTTCTTCGATGAAGGTCGTTACCACACACGCGGCGCTCAACATCCTCGGACCAGAGCATCAGTTTAAGACAGAGTTGATTACTTCAGGAGTTCTTTCTCCTGATGGCACACTTAATGGAAATCTGATCATCAGAGGTTATGGTGATCCAACCTTGGGTTCTCCAAACTTCAAACAGTCTGACTTCATGCAAGATTGGCTTCTAGCTATCAGAAATGCCGGAATCCGTGCGATCGAAGGCTCTCTTGTTGTCGACGACTTATACTTCGAAGGTACTCCTGTTGTAGGTTCAACTTCTATTGAAGATGGGGGGAACTACTACGCCACTGGGGTTTATGGTATTAACCTCTACGACAATACGTGCAAGCTGTTCTTATCTAGTCCAGAAATGGCAGGAGAACTCACGACGCTTGTTAAGGTTGAACCAAGTTTGCCAGGCGTAGAGTTCTTGAATTACGTAGAGTCTTCAGATCAACGAGGAGATAACGCTTACATCTACGGACAACCTTACGACAAACAGCGGGTGATTCGAGGGACTATTCCGAAGAACAGAAAGAGCTTCGAGATCAAGGGGGCCATTCCTGATCCTGCTGCAGTGCTTGCTAATGAATTCAAGAATAAGTGTGAGCTGAAAGGAATTCGAATCTCAGAAGGAGTCAATGTGCTTCGGAGTCTAGAAACATTCGAGAACGAACAAGTCATTCACACAAGCTTCTCACCAAAACTTTCGGAAATAGTTTATTTGACGAATCGCAAGAGCATCAACCTCTACGCAGCAGCTTTGGTGAAACACCTAGGAATGAAGGAACGAGGAGTTGGAAGCTTCAAAGTGGGAGCAGAGGTAATTGAGAGTTATTGGAAAGACTTCGGAATAGATGTTACCGGACTTCAAATTGAAGATGGAAGTGGTCTCAGCAGAACCAACTTCATTACCACGCGTCAGCTGGCCAGAACAGCAGGGTATGTCAGTAAAAAATCGGAAGATGCCTTCCAAAAGAGTTTGCGTCCGTATGCCGGACGTAGCAAGCTGCTTGTCAAGTCTGGATACATAGAGCGCGTGCGGAGCTTTACAGGAAGAATTACATTGACAGACGGTACAAAAGCGTCATTCTCTATTGTACTGAACAACTTCAATTGTACTGCAAGCCAATCTAGACAAGTACTTGAAGGCTTTTTAAAGGCAATCACTCAACCCTAA
- a CDS encoding YncE family protein: protein MKKLLLLAFVAGLTFSSCKKDETPEEEQTPAVTSGMVVGCEGTFGLVNSSVHFIYDDARVANNVFEGANNVGPGDVMQQFRIYNGFGYAVMNNSQKVEVVRASDFSFQGSITGCDYPRDVMVLNDSKGYISNGSGAGELLIFNPTTRAITGSVTVGDGPEQIAYNGTHVFVANSGGWGFDNSVSVVDPLTDQVVATVEVGDRPVALEVDYQNNVWVLCKGDIEYDENWNIVNETQATLHRIDGTQFVQTGVLNIGEIGEHPEFMDINGAANKLYIENDEIVVLSIVTGEFEADLTTGSFFGIGVHPTTGEVYLGSAPDYTGNDQVFVYSADGTQLETYDVGIATRSFAFRN from the coding sequence ATGAAAAAGCTATTGCTACTTGCGTTTGTCGCAGGACTAACATTCTCAAGCTGTAAGAAAGACGAAACTCCAGAAGAGGAGCAAACACCGGCCGTTACTTCGGGAATGGTTGTAGGCTGTGAAGGAACCTTCGGTCTAGTAAACTCATCAGTTCACTTTATCTATGACGATGCTCGCGTGGCGAACAACGTATTTGAAGGCGCTAACAATGTGGGCCCAGGTGACGTAATGCAGCAGTTCCGTATTTACAATGGCTTTGGATATGCAGTAATGAATAACAGCCAAAAAGTTGAGGTGGTACGCGCTTCTGACTTCTCATTTCAAGGGAGTATCACTGGTTGTGATTACCCGCGTGATGTGATGGTGTTAAATGACAGCAAAGGATACATTTCAAATGGTTCAGGAGCTGGAGAATTGTTGATTTTCAATCCAACGACACGTGCAATTACTGGTTCTGTTACTGTAGGAGACGGTCCTGAACAAATCGCTTACAACGGAACACACGTTTTCGTTGCGAATAGCGGTGGATGGGGCTTCGATAACTCTGTGAGCGTTGTTGATCCATTGACTGATCAAGTGGTGGCTACTGTAGAAGTAGGAGATCGCCCAGTAGCTTTAGAGGTAGATTACCAAAACAACGTTTGGGTGCTTTGTAAGGGAGACATCGAATACGATGAGAACTGGAACATCGTAAACGAAACTCAGGCTACCCTGCACCGCATTGATGGTACACAGTTTGTGCAAACAGGAGTGTTGAACATCGGTGAAATTGGTGAACACCCTGAATTCATGGATATCAACGGCGCTGCGAACAAGCTGTACATTGAAAATGACGAAATCGTTGTCTTGTCAATCGTGACTGGTGAGTTCGAAGCCGACCTGACAACAGGGAGCTTTTTCGGAATAGGTGTTCATCCAACCACCGGAGAAGTGTACCTTGGATCAGCTCCTGATTACACAGGAAATGACCAAGTGTTTGTATACTCGGCTGACGGAACGCAGCTAGAGACCTACGATGTAGGTATTGCGACGCGTTCTTTCGCCTTTAGAAACTAA
- a CDS encoding TraB/GumN family protein, translating into MKKLFLSILVLISANAGIAQDYPSLLYRVTSPESNEASFIFGTMHVSDSSIVAMADDLLNYIDSTVVFCNEIDLTDNQPDQSMFTNMVFASQAERDSIYSAEDQALITEFADKKMPGMGQMMLTLKPFWVMATIVEMDMQIDANQVLDVQLQVAAESLGKLVRPLETLESQMGAINEVPLKEQRDMLVDYLNDYENQTDLSGKMTEAYINKDLDGVYAVYTSNAFGNEMEKQLVFERNVEMTEKLVEIHKINPFFCAVGALHLPGKGGMIELLEEAGFTVEPVILN; encoded by the coding sequence ATGAAGAAACTCTTTCTATCAATCCTTGTGCTGATTTCGGCTAACGCCGGAATCGCACAGGATTATCCTAGCCTCTTGTACCGCGTGACATCACCGGAAAGCAATGAGGCTTCTTTTATTTTCGGGACGATGCACGTGAGCGATAGCTCTATCGTGGCTATGGCTGATGATTTGCTCAATTACATTGACTCTACAGTGGTATTCTGCAATGAGATCGACCTCACAGATAATCAGCCAGACCAGTCCATGTTCACCAACATGGTATTTGCGTCCCAAGCTGAACGTGACTCCATCTATTCCGCAGAAGATCAAGCATTGATCACGGAGTTTGCTGACAAGAAGATGCCAGGAATGGGCCAAATGATGCTCACCTTAAAACCGTTTTGGGTCATGGCAACCATTGTAGAGATGGATATGCAGATCGACGCGAATCAAGTGCTGGATGTACAACTTCAAGTAGCTGCGGAAAGTCTAGGGAAGCTTGTTCGTCCGTTAGAAACCCTTGAAAGTCAGATGGGCGCAATCAACGAAGTCCCGCTCAAGGAACAGAGAGATATGCTCGTTGACTACCTGAATGACTATGAGAATCAAACTGACCTTTCAGGGAAGATGACGGAAGCGTACATCAACAAAGACCTTGATGGAGTCTATGCTGTATACACAAGCAACGCTTTCGGCAATGAGATGGAGAAACAGTTGGTGTTTGAACGCAACGTTGAAATGACAGAAAAGCTTGTTGAGATTCATAAAATCAATCCGTTCTTCTGTGCTGTAGGAGCACTGCATTTGCCAGGAAAAGGAGGGATGATCGAGCTTTTAGAAGAAGCTGGATTTACCGTAGAGCCCGTAATTCTCAACTAA